From Tripterygium wilfordii isolate XIE 37 chromosome 16, ASM1340144v1, whole genome shotgun sequence, one genomic window encodes:
- the LOC119981477 gene encoding protein EMBRYO DEFECTIVE 1674-like — MVSTRSGKSLPPPEQTPPLPQRPPSFVASTPTGPKSQADPNPDAQFLKSPPTAVSALSIKSVFLYDWWLMKPKGNKNRGLAVGGFASRGRQEARVFCSAEISKRHDTTTLETMDGITVTISGFINRSRTHSNGFPLEICHNFMLGFPYNWEEYATQPSSEEAVDRSCPSAESGSSANSWCTLLPAAFDDLPVTKARDFLMSPLQECERRTLFNHILGKLGSIVSGCAEISLTSNPESVSHVNTANFVQNETPQAHNRSKTTQKCRDEDGTLYETPLTRNKAKATQKCRDEADILDATPRRIVTRSMTRLMKKKS; from the exons ATGGTGTCAACAAGAAGCGGGAAATCACTTCCGCCGCCGGAACAGACACCGCCGCTACCGCAACGACCACCATCATTTGTTGCTTCAACACCAACGGGTCCAAAATCTCAAGCGGATCCGAACCCAGATGCCCAATTTCTCAAGTCTCCACCGACTGCGGTCTCCGCCCTTTCCATCAAATCG GTGTTTCTGTATGATTGGTGGCTGATGAAGCCTAAGGGCAACAAGAACAGGGGCTTGGCCGTTGGAGGGTTTGCTTCCAGAGG GAGACAAGAAGCAAGAGTCTTCTGCTCTGCGGAGATTTCCAAGAGACATGATACCACCACACTTGAGACAATGGATGGGATCACGGTCACAATCAGTGGCTTCATAAATAGGTCTCGTACACATTCAAACGGCTTTCCATTGGAG ATTTGCCACAATTTCATGCTTGGATTTCCATATAACTGGGAGGAGTATGCTACACAACCTAGTAGTGAAGAAGCCGTTGACAGAAGTTGTCCATCTGCAGAGTCTGGTTCCTCGGCCAACAGTTGGTGTACTTTGCTGCCAGCTGCTTTTGACGATCTTCCAGTGACGAAGGCACGCGACTTCTTAATGTCCCCCCTTCAAGAATGTGAAAGAAGGACCCTCTTTAATCACATATTGGGAAAGTTGGGCAGCATTGTTTCCGGATGTGCTGAAATTTCACTAACTTCAAACCCGGAAAGTGTGAGTCATGTCAACACTGCTAATTTTGTGCAGAATGAAACTCCACAAGCTCATAACAGAAGTAAGACTACCCAGAAGTGCAGAGATGAAGATGGAACCTTGTATGAAACTCCACTGACTCGTAACAAAGCTAAGGCTACCCAGAAGTGCAGAGATGAAGCTGATATCTTGGATGCTACCCCAAGAAGAATAGTCACCAGAAGCATGACTAgattgatgaagaaaaaatcataG
- the LOC119980516 gene encoding vesicle transport protein GOT1-like, whose translation MVSFEMNDRKKIGLGLTGFGILFTFLGVIFFFDKGLLAMGNILFFSGVALTIGLKSSMQFFMKRQNYKGTISFGVGFFLVVIGWPILGMILESYGFIVLFSGFWPTLSVFLQRIPILGWVFQQPFIRSLFDRYRGKRVPV comes from the exons AGATCGGACTGGGCTTGACGGGGTTCGGCATTCTGTTCACCTTTCTTGGagttatatttttctttgacaagGGATTGCTTGCGATGGGGAAT ATCCTTTTCTTCTCTGGTGTGGCTCTAACTATTGGATTGAAGTCTTCCATGCAATTTTTCATGAAACGTCAAAACTACAAG GGAACTATATCTTTTGGTGTCGGGTTCTTCCTTGTTGTAATAGGATGGCCGATTCTGGGCATGATTTTGGAATCATATGGATTTATTGTTCTCTTCAG TGGCTTCTGGCCAACACTGTCTGTTTTTCTGCAAAGGATTCCAATTCTTGGTTGGGTGTTTCAACAGCCATTTATCAGATCG CTTTTTGACCGGTATCGAGGGAAAAGGGTCCCCGTATAA
- the LOC119980535 gene encoding PTI1-like tyrosine-protein kinase 1 produces MRKWLCCTCQVEESYPSNENEHLKSPNNHIDGYPKGSKVSAPVKPEVQKAVPIIEVPALSLEELKEKTENFGSKALIGEGSYGRVYYANLDNEKAVAVKKLDVSSEPESNVEFLTQVSMVSRLKHDNIVELLGYCVEGNLRVLAYEFARMGSLHDILHGRKGVQGAQPGPTLDWMHRVRIAVDAARGLEYLHEKAQPPVIHRDIRSSNVLLFEDFKAKIADFNLSNQAPDMAARLHSTRVLGTFGYHAPEYAMTGQLTQKSDVYSFGVVLLELLTGRKPVDHTMPRGQQSLVTWATPRLSEDKVKQCVDPKLKGEYPPKGVAKLAAVAALCVQYEAEFRPNMSIVVKALQPLLKPPAPAPTPAPET; encoded by the exons ATGCGTAAGTGGTTGTGCTGTACATGTCAAGTGGAAGAGTCTTACCCGtcaaatgaaaatgaacaccTGAAGAGCCCAAATAATCATATAGATG GGTATCCGAAAGGCTCAAAGGTGTCAGCTCCTGTCAAACCTGAAGTGCAAAAGGCAGTACCTATCATTGAAGTGCCTGCATTGTCTTTGGAGGAACTGAAAGAGAAGACTGAGAATTTTGGATCAAAGGCTTTGATTGGTGAAGGATCTTATGGGAGGGTGTATTATGCAAACCTCGATAATGAAAAAGCTGTAGCTGTAAAAAAGCTTGATGTTTCATCTGAGCCAGAATCAAATGTTGAGTTCTTGACTCAG GTCTCCATGGTCTCGAGATTGAAGCATGACAATATTGTGGAGTTGCTTGGTTACTGTGTTGAGGGGAATCTCCGTGTGCTTGCATACGAGTTTGCAAGAATGGGATCTCTACATGACATATTGCATG GTAGAAAGGGAGTTCAAGGCGCACAACCAGGTCCAACTCTTGATTGGATGCATCGTGTAAGAATCGCAGTTGATGCAGCAAGAGGGTTGGAATACTTGCATGAGAAGGCTCAGCCACCGGTTATACACAGGGACATTAGATCGAGCAATGTGCTTCTCTTTGAAGACTTTAAAGCCAAGATTGCAGATTTCAACCTTTCAAATCAGGCTCCTGATATGGCTGCTCGTCTTCATTCCACTCGAGTTTTGGGAACCTTTGGTTATCATGCTCCAGA GTATGCAATGACCGGACAGCTGACCCAGAAGAGTGATGTGTACAGCTTTGGGGTGGTTCTGCTGGAACTTCTAACTGGGAGAAAACCTGTTGATCATACCATGCCTCGTGGGCAACAGAGTCTTGTTACCTGG GCTACTCCAAGACTGAGTGAAGACAAAGTTAAGCAGTGTGTAGATCCAAAGCTAAAGGGAGAATATCCTCCTAAAGGAGTTGCCAAG TTGGCAGCTGTGGCAGCACTATGCGTGCAGTATGAAGCCGAGTTCCGGCCAAATATGAGCATTGTTGTCAAGGCTCTGCAACCGCTCCTGAAgcctcctgctcctgctccgaCTCCAGCCCCCGAGACTTAG
- the LOC119981476 gene encoding PTI1-like tyrosine-protein kinase 1 → MRKWLCCTCQVEESYPSNENEHLKSPNNHTDGYPKGSKVSAPVKPEVQKAVPIIEVPALSLEELKEKTENFGSKALIGEGSYGRVYYANLDNGKAVAVKKLDVSSEPESNVEFLTQVSMVSRLKNDNIVELLGYCVEGNLRVLAYEFARMGSLHDILHGRKGVQGAQPGPTLDWMHRVRIAVDAARGLEYLHEKAQPPVIHRDIRSSNVLLFEDFKGKIADFNLSNQTPDMAARLHSTRVLGTFGYHAPEYAMTGQLTQKSDVYSFGVVLLELLTGRKPVDHTMPRGQQSLVTWATPRLSEDKVKQCVDPKLKGEYPPKGVAKLAAVAALCVQYEAEFRPNMSIVVKALQPLLKAPAPAPAPTAASEI, encoded by the exons ATGCGTAAGTGGCTGTGCTGTACATGTCAAGTAGAAGAGTCTTATCCGtcaaatgaaaatgaacaccTGAAGAGCCCAAATAATCATACAGATG GATATCCGAAAGGCTCAAAGGTGTCAGCTCCTGTCAAACCTGAAGTGCAAAAGGCAGTACCTATCATTGAAGTGCCTGCATTGTCTTTGGAGGAACTGAAAGAGAAGACTGAGAATTTTGGATCAAAGGCTTTGATTGGTGAAGGATCTTATGGGAGGGTGTATTATGCAAACCTCGATAATGGAAAAGCTGTAGCTGTAAAAAAGCTTGATGTTTCATCTGAGCCAGAATCAAATGTTGAGTTCTTGACTCAG GTCTCCATGGTCTCGAGATTGAAGAATGACAATATTGTGGAGTTGCTTGGTTACTGTGTTGAGGGGAATCTCCGTGTGCTTGCATACGAGTTTGCAAGAATGGGATCTCTACATGACATATTGCATG GTAGAAAGGGAGTTCAAGGGGCACAACCGGGTCCAACACTTGATTGGATGCATCGTGTAAGAATCGCAGTTGATGCAGCAAGAGGGTTGGAATACTTGCATGAGAAGGCTCAGCCACCGGTTATACACAGGGACATTAGATCGAGCAATGTGCTTCTCTTTGAAGACTTTAAAGGCAAGATTGCAGATTTCAACCTTTCAAATCAGACTCCTGACATGGCTGCTCGTCTTCATTCCACTCGAGTTTTGGGAACCTTTGGTTATCATGCTCCAGA GTATGCAATGACCGGACAGCTGACCCAGAAGAGTGATGTGTACAGCTTTGGGGTGGTTCTGCTGGAACTTCTAACTGGGAGAAAACCTGTTGATCATACCATGCCTCGTGGGCAACAGAGTCTTGTTACCTGG GCTACTCCAAGACTGAGTGAAGACAAAGTTAAGCAGTGTGTAGATCCAAAGCTAAAGGGAGAATATCCTCCTAAAGGAGTTGCCAAG TTGGCAGCGGTGGCAGCATTATGCGTGCAGTATGAAGCTGAGTTCCGGCCAAATATGAGCATTGTTGTCAAGGCTCTGCAACCGCTTCTGAAGGCTCCggctccagctccagctccgACTGCAGCTTCCGAGATTTAG